Proteins co-encoded in one Bacteroidales bacterium genomic window:
- a CDS encoding M23 family metallopeptidase, with translation MAKHKFRFNHHNLTYEKIETGIRQTINNILIYVSIALAFGGIGALLALYLVDSPTERILKKEIAQYELELKIFNDKLAEIENVLADIEYRDDNIYRIIFEAEPISSDIRKAGYGGTDRYFKYDNYENGELLKDISKKIDILSGRLYTQTTSLDEIYGLAINKEQMLNSIPAIRPVRETDVRRIASHYGYRTDPFYKVRKMHHGIDFSMAVGEDVIVTGDGVVSELQKNKQNGYGYYVEIDHGFGYKTIYAHLSAFNVKKGDNVKRGQVIGYVGNTGKSTSPHLHYEIRKNDKSVNPINYFFNDINPEEYETMLQLSEIPSQSMD, from the coding sequence ATGGCAAAGCATAAATTCAGATTTAATCACCATAATTTAACATACGAAAAAATTGAAACGGGGATTCGCCAAACCATTAATAATATTTTAATATATGTATCTATTGCTCTTGCATTTGGCGGTATCGGAGCTCTGTTAGCTTTGTATCTCGTTGATTCTCCTACTGAAAGAATTTTAAAAAAGGAAATTGCACAGTACGAACTGGAATTAAAGATTTTCAATGACAAATTAGCTGAAATTGAAAATGTTCTGGCTGATATTGAATATCGTGACGACAATATTTACCGTATTATTTTTGAAGCCGAACCTATTTCTTCGGATATTAGAAAAGCAGGTTACGGCGGTACAGACAGATATTTCAAGTATGATAATTACGAAAATGGGGAACTATTAAAAGATATTTCTAAGAAGATTGATATACTTTCCGGAAGATTATATACTCAAACAACGTCATTGGATGAAATTTACGGGCTCGCTATAAACAAGGAGCAGATGTTAAACAGTATTCCGGCTATTCGTCCTGTCCGCGAAACCGATGTTAGGCGTATCGCTTCTCATTACGGTTACAGAACCGATCCTTTTTACAAAGTAAGAAAGATGCATCACGGAATCGATTTTTCAATGGCCGTGGGGGAAGATGTAATTGTTACAGGCGACGGTGTAGTTTCGGAACTGCAAAAAAACAAGCAGAACGGTTACGGATATTATGTTGAAATAGACCACGGATTCGGCTATAAAACTATTTACGCACATCTTAGCGCTTTCAATGTAAAAAAAGGCGACAATGTAAAAAGAGGCCAGGTAATAGGTTATGTAGGAAATACAGGAAAATCAACCAGTCCGCATTTGCACTATGAAATCCGAAAAAACGACAAATCTGTTAACCCGATAAATTATTTCTTCAATGATATTAATCCCGAAGAATATGAAACTATGCTTCAACTTTCGGAAATACCATCTCAATCAATGGATTAA
- the dut gene encoding dUTP diphosphatase, whose amino-acid sequence MKINIINKSKHILPEYETELSAGMDLRANLENPIILKPMGRALVPTGLFISLPKGYEAQVRPRSGLAIKKGITVLNSPGTIDADYRGEICVIIINLSEETFVINDGDRIAQMIISQHERAEWNVVDDLDETLRGKGGFGSTGV is encoded by the coding sequence ATGAAGATAAATATCATTAACAAGTCTAAACATATTCTTCCTGAATACGAAACAGAATTATCGGCAGGAATGGATTTACGTGCTAATTTAGAAAATCCGATTATTTTGAAACCGATGGGAAGAGCTTTGGTTCCGACAGGATTATTTATTTCATTGCCGAAAGGTTATGAGGCACAGGTACGTCCGAGAAGCGGATTGGCAATTAAGAAAGGTATTACTGTATTGAATTCGCCCGGAACTATTGATGCCGACTACCGCGGGGAAATTTGTGTAATAATAATAAACTTATCCGAGGAAACGTTTGTAATAAATGACGGCGACAGAATTGCCCAAATGATAATTAGTCAGCATGAAAGAGCAGAATGGAATGTTGTTGATGATTTAGATGAAACATTAAGAGGGAAAGGCGGCTTCGGCTCAACGGGAGTCTGA
- a CDS encoding oligosaccharide flippase family protein, with the protein MNPFKKLASETAIYGLSSIIGRTLNFLLFPMYVYIFPPEEYGIINNLYAYVAFLLILLTYGMETAFFRYSKKHLNSNEVYSTSASSIFSTSLIFLLVVTLFLNPITNALGYPGKEKYILYLAIIVAIDAFTAIPFAYLRRENKAFRFATLKLINIGINIGLNLLFFLVFRPLSLNNPDSFFRFLYNPSIGICYVFTSNLIANIITLCLLYPEIKKIKFKINFTLLKQMLKYAIPILIVGFAGQINQNIDKILLKFLVPEGENAMHQIGVYGANYKIAIFMSLFIQAFNYSFEPFFFSQDDSKDTRKTYADIMKYFVILGWVIFLGVTLYIDLFKFLESPAYFEGLKIVPIILIANLLLGIYYNQSIWYKVTDKTKYGAYQSIIGAIVTLVINFAFIPVIGYMASAIASLACYLVMVILSYIWGRKYYPINYDLKTISIYTFFALAIYFITLYIPYPSTLIKIICNTIFFASFIIVVYVKEIKPLLK; encoded by the coding sequence ATGAATCCATTTAAGAAACTCGCAAGCGAAACAGCTATTTACGGATTAAGCAGCATTATCGGAAGAACTTTGAATTTTCTTTTATTTCCGATGTATGTCTATATTTTTCCGCCCGAAGAATACGGAATTATCAATAATTTATACGCTTATGTAGCATTTTTATTGATACTTCTCACTTACGGGATGGAAACGGCTTTTTTCAGATATTCAAAAAAACATTTAAACAGTAATGAAGTTTATAGTACAAGCGCATCTTCAATATTCTCAACTTCATTAATTTTTCTTCTTGTTGTTACTCTATTTCTTAATCCAATTACAAATGCTTTAGGTTATCCGGGAAAAGAAAAATATATTCTTTATCTGGCAATTATTGTCGCAATAGATGCATTTACCGCAATTCCTTTCGCATATTTAAGAAGAGAAAACAAAGCATTCCGATTTGCAACTTTAAAACTCATTAATATCGGAATAAATATCGGACTAAATCTTTTGTTTTTTCTTGTCTTCAGACCGCTGAGTTTAAATAATCCCGATTCGTTTTTCAGATTTTTATACAATCCTTCTATAGGGATTTGTTATGTTTTTACATCTAATCTGATAGCAAACATAATAACTTTATGTCTGTTATATCCTGAAATTAAAAAGATTAAATTCAAAATCAATTTTACGCTGTTAAAACAAATGTTGAAATATGCAATTCCAATATTGATAGTGGGTTTCGCGGGACAAATCAATCAGAACATCGACAAAATTTTACTAAAATTCCTGGTGCCTGAAGGAGAAAATGCTATGCATCAAATCGGAGTTTACGGTGCAAATTACAAGATTGCTATTTTTATGAGTTTGTTTATTCAAGCTTTTAACTACTCCTTCGAACCTTTCTTCTTTTCGCAAGACGATAGCAAAGATACCAGAAAGACTTATGCCGATATCATGAAATATTTTGTTATTCTCGGTTGGGTAATTTTTCTCGGCGTTACATTATACATAGATTTATTCAAATTTCTGGAAAGTCCGGCTTACTTTGAAGGATTAAAAATCGTACCTATTATATTAATAGCAAATTTACTTCTCGGAATTTACTACAATCAATCCATTTGGTATAAAGTTACCGACAAAACAAAATACGGTGCTTATCAGTCTATTATCGGCGCAATAGTTACATTGGTAATTAATTTTGCTTTTATCCCAGTAATAGGATATATGGCATCGGCAATAGCAAGTTTAGCATGCTATCTGGTAATGGTTATTCTGTCATATATCTGGGGCAGAAAATACTATCCGATTAATTATGACCTTAAAACAATTTCTATTTATACTTTTTTCGCATTGGCAATTTACTTTATTACTTTATATATACCTTATCCGTCAACTTTAATAAAAATAATTTGTAATACGATTTTCTTTGCGTCGTTTATTATTGTTGTGTATGTTAAGGAGATAAAACCTTTATTAAAGTGA
- the alaS gene encoding alanine--tRNA ligase — MTSSEIRNTFLSFFKSKGHVIVPSAPMVNKTDPNLMFTNAGMNQFKDIFLGNKPIVNPRVADSQKCLRVSGKHNDLEQVGIDTYHHTMFEMLGNWSFGDYFKEDAITYAWELLTEVFNIDKDRLYVTVFEGDEKDGLSADYEAKDSWLRYVAPERIIFGNKKDNFWEMGDQGPCGPCSEIHVDIRDEEDRRKIPGESLINKDNPLVIEIWNLVFIQFNRKADGRLETLSHKHIDTGMGFERLCMILQGVKSNYDTDVFQPLIKFIAESSGIKYGSGEKTDIAMRVVADHIRAVAFAITDGQLPSNTGAGYVIRRILRRAVRYAYSFLNLKEPFLFELLDILCDQMGEAYPELLQQKSFCKKVIFEEEIAFLRTLETGIQKFQSYINANPNSNIIDGNFAFELFDTFGFPIDLTALIAAETNRTVDMNGFNKKLEEQKERSRKAASQTLSDWVYVDENAGMDNDRTLTFCGYDELDIDIDILKHRTVTTKDGTFYHLVFPMTPFYAESGGQVGDRGIIVNEKESIKIINTIKENDLSIHIAETMPQYLHIPYRAIVDIEHRKAVMANHSATHLLHKALRTIFGEHVEQKGSYVGADYLRFDFSHFQKLTDDEIVAVEEYVNAYIRDNIRRDELREIPINEAKKKGAMALFGEKYGDKVRVITFGDSVELCGGTHVEATGSIGVFKIIAESAIAAGIRRIEAITAKAAFEYLNQQTHTVQNIKNLLKSKEAYKGVENLLEQNSNLRKEIETLKQEKLSVIKQNLQSKIKNIKGINVIAEKVEIDSTAIKDLAFELKQNKENFAVILGSNLNGKAAICIVFTDDLVKKGFHAGNIIREAVKEIDGGGGGQAHFATAGGKSPEKIDKAIAKAMELVEK, encoded by the coding sequence ATGACTTCATCAGAAATTAGAAATACATTTTTGTCATTTTTTAAATCTAAAGGACATGTTATTGTTCCTTCGGCTCCAATGGTAAATAAAACCGATCCTAATTTGATGTTTACCAATGCAGGTATGAATCAATTTAAAGATATTTTTCTGGGAAACAAACCGATAGTAAATCCGCGAGTTGCGGATTCGCAAAAATGTCTTAGAGTGTCGGGTAAACATAATGATTTGGAACAAGTGGGAATTGATACTTACCATCATACGATGTTCGAAATGCTTGGTAACTGGTCGTTTGGCGACTATTTTAAAGAAGATGCGATTACTTATGCCTGGGAATTACTTACGGAAGTTTTTAATATTGATAAAGACCGATTGTATGTTACTGTCTTTGAAGGCGATGAAAAAGACGGATTGAGTGCGGATTATGAAGCTAAAGATAGCTGGTTAAGATATGTTGCTCCCGAAAGAATTATTTTCGGAAATAAGAAAGATAATTTTTGGGAAATGGGTGATCAGGGCCCGTGCGGTCCGTGTTCGGAAATCCATGTTGATATCAGAGATGAGGAAGATAGAAGAAAAATTCCCGGAGAAAGTTTGATAAATAAGGATAATCCGCTTGTAATTGAAATTTGGAATCTCGTTTTTATTCAATTCAACCGTAAAGCCGACGGCAGATTAGAAACTTTATCTCATAAACACATTGATACCGGAATGGGATTTGAACGACTTTGCATGATATTGCAAGGTGTGAAATCTAATTATGATACCGATGTTTTTCAGCCGCTGATAAAATTTATTGCTGAAAGTTCCGGCATAAAGTATGGAAGCGGTGAGAAAACTGATATAGCTATGCGCGTTGTTGCCGATCATATCAGAGCTGTAGCTTTTGCAATTACAGACGGACAACTTCCTTCGAATACCGGCGCAGGTTATGTTATCAGAAGAATTCTAAGGAGAGCTGTGCGTTATGCATATTCTTTCCTAAATCTCAAAGAACCTTTTCTTTTCGAATTACTTGATATTCTATGCGATCAAATGGGAGAAGCTTACCCAGAATTACTTCAACAAAAATCTTTCTGTAAAAAAGTTATCTTCGAAGAAGAAATAGCCTTTCTTAGAACTCTCGAAACCGGAATTCAAAAATTCCAATCATATATTAATGCTAATCCTAATAGCAATATAATAGACGGTAATTTTGCCTTCGAACTTTTCGATACCTTCGGATTTCCTATTGACCTTACTGCCCTAATAGCTGCCGAAACAAACCGTACCGTTGATATGAACGGCTTCAATAAAAAACTCGAAGAGCAAAAGGAGCGCTCGAGAAAAGCCGCATCACAAACTTTATCCGATTGGGTTTATGTAGATGAAAATGCCGGGATGGATAATGATAGAACTCTTACTTTCTGTGGTTATGATGAATTGGATATAGATATTGATATTCTGAAACACAGAACAGTAACTACAAAAGATGGTACTTTCTATCATTTAGTATTTCCGATGACTCCGTTTTACGCGGAAAGCGGCGGTCAGGTCGGAGATCGCGGAATTATTGTCAATGAAAAAGAAAGTATCAAAATTATTAATACTATAAAAGAAAACGATTTAAGTATTCACATTGCGGAAACAATGCCTCAATATTTACATATACCTTATAGAGCAATAGTTGATATTGAACATAGAAAAGCTGTCATGGCTAATCATTCTGCAACTCATCTTTTACATAAAGCCCTGCGGACAATTTTCGGAGAGCATGTAGAACAAAAAGGTTCTTATGTCGGCGCCGATTATTTACGTTTCGATTTTTCTCATTTTCAGAAATTAACTGATGATGAAATAGTTGCTGTTGAAGAATATGTAAATGCTTATATAAGAGATAATATAAGAAGAGATGAATTGAGGGAAATTCCGATAAACGAAGCAAAGAAAAAAGGAGCAATGGCTCTTTTCGGTGAAAAATACGGTGATAAAGTAAGAGTTATTACTTTCGGAGATTCGGTCGAACTTTGCGGCGGTACACACGTTGAGGCAACAGGAAGCATCGGCGTTTTCAAAATAATTGCCGAAAGTGCCATCGCTGCGGGAATAAGAAGAATCGAGGCAATAACCGCTAAAGCCGCTTTCGAATATCTTAATCAACAAACTCATACGGTTCAGAATATTAAAAATCTTTTGAAATCCAAAGAAGCTTATAAAGGAGTTGAAAATCTTTTAGAGCAAAACAGTAATTTGAGAAAGGAGATTGAAACCCTCAAACAGGAAAAATTATCAGTAATAAAACAAAACCTTCAATCGAAAATAAAAAATATAAAAGGTATAAATGTTATTGCGGAGAAAGTTGAAATAGATTCTACAGCAATAAAGGATCTTGCTTTTGAGCTAAAACAAAATAAAGAAAATTTTGCTGTTATCTTAGGTAGTAATTTAAACGGTAAGGCGGCAATATGCATTGTCTTTACTGATGATTTGGTTAAGAAAGGATTTCATGCCGGTAATATTATCCGTGAAGCTGTGAAGGAAATTGACGGCGGCGGCGGCGGACAAGCGCATTTTGCAACTGCCGGCGGAAAATCTCCCGAAAAAATTGATAAAGCAATTGCAAAAGCAATGGAGTTAGTAGAAAAATAA
- a CDS encoding tetratricopeptide repeat protein: MKIISKTIILFIFGVLCGCNTLFSQVKNPVDLNSEPMTATEINKTSTFISAISAKLIGDTDEAIKLFEKTLVLDPKNDAAYFELSKLYLDKYKAEEAIDAARKSVELDDKNVYYLMNLVSLISTTPSNKEELELHRKIISLDPNNIEAQFNYTNALLLSTNYDETLKQLAKLEEIMGINEEITVKVVRIYDAQNKKTKAIAEMKRLVDTYPNNTQYISMLADLYLKYGKEKEALDCYRKIAEINPEDPYVHITLSEYYRESGNNKKAFEELLLGFATPELDAKTKLNVFLKLYSYEEIYTTNNREAFELLLTISDTHPDDPVSLAMLSDFYLQNNQLGMAKQGLYKAKGLGLNTPSIYLNLIYIESTINNFDSIVSLSEKAIELYPLFPEFYYYYGLAEYINQHFESAISSLKTGLMMIVDNDALKADMYMVIGDCYYNLDKKTEAFENYDKSLELHRDNAYLLNNYSYYLSTSNMNLDKSVEMGKRAVELNPESSYYLDTYAWALFMKGNYKEAEKYLEEALKFEGDDRAVILEHLGDVKWKLNDTSKALEYWNKSLQTAPDEASEILKKKIQNKTYYSE; the protein is encoded by the coding sequence ATGAAAATAATATCGAAAACAATAATACTTTTTATATTCGGAGTACTCTGCGGATGTAATACTTTATTTTCTCAGGTAAAAAATCCGGTTGATTTGAATTCCGAACCTATGACTGCGACGGAAATTAATAAAACTTCAACTTTCATCAGCGCTATATCCGCAAAATTAATCGGGGATACGGATGAAGCAATCAAACTTTTTGAAAAAACTCTGGTTTTAGACCCGAAAAATGATGCGGCTTATTTTGAATTATCAAAATTATATCTGGATAAATATAAAGCTGAAGAAGCCATTGATGCGGCGCGTAAATCCGTTGAACTCGACGATAAGAATGTTTACTATTTAATGAATTTAGTGAGCTTAATAAGCACAACTCCATCGAATAAGGAAGAACTTGAGCTTCACAGAAAAATTATTTCTTTGGACCCAAATAATATTGAAGCGCAGTTTAATTACACTAATGCTCTTCTTCTTTCGACTAATTATGACGAAACTTTAAAACAACTTGCAAAGTTGGAAGAAATAATGGGAATTAACGAAGAAATTACTGTAAAAGTCGTTCGGATTTATGATGCTCAAAACAAGAAGACCAAAGCTATTGCCGAAATGAAACGTCTTGTTGACACTTATCCTAATAATACACAATATATTTCCATGCTTGCGGATCTTTATTTAAAATACGGAAAAGAGAAAGAAGCTTTGGATTGTTATAGAAAAATTGCCGAAATAAATCCCGAAGATCCTTATGTTCATATAACACTTTCGGAGTATTACAGAGAATCGGGAAATAACAAAAAAGCTTTTGAAGAGCTTTTACTCGGCTTCGCAACACCCGAATTAGATGCTAAAACAAAGCTTAATGTCTTTTTAAAACTTTATTCTTACGAGGAAATTTACACCACAAATAATCGTGAAGCATTTGAACTTCTGCTCACTATAAGCGATACCCATCCTGATGATCCCGTTTCCCTTGCAATGTTAAGCGATTTTTATCTGCAAAATAATCAGCTCGGAATGGCAAAACAGGGTTTATATAAAGCAAAAGGATTAGGACTCAATACTCCTTCTATCTATTTAAACCTTATTTATATAGAATCTACTATTAATAATTTTGATTCTATTGTAAGTTTGTCTGAAAAAGCAATCGAACTTTATCCTCTTTTCCCGGAATTTTATTATTATTACGGATTGGCAGAATATATAAATCAACATTTTGAAAGCGCAATATCATCACTTAAAACAGGATTAATGATGATTGTTGACAATGATGCTCTTAAAGCCGACATGTATATGGTTATCGGCGATTGTTATTATAATCTTGATAAAAAAACCGAAGCTTTTGAGAATTATGACAAGTCTCTTGAGTTACATCGCGACAATGCATATCTGCTTAATAATTACAGCTATTATTTAAGTACTTCAAATATGAATCTGGATAAATCCGTGGAAATGGGTAAAAGAGCTGTTGAACTCAACCCGGAAAGTTCTTATTATTTAGACACTTATGCTTGGGCTTTGTTTATGAAAGGAAATTATAAAGAGGCCGAAAAGTATCTGGAAGAAGCATTGAAATTTGAAGGTGACGATAGAGCTGTTATTCTTGAACATCTCGGCGATGTAAAATGGAAACTTAACGATACTTCAAAAGCACTTGAATATTGGAATAAATCCCTTCAAACAGCTCCCGATGAAGCTTCGGAAATTCTGAAAAAGAAAATCCAAAACAAAACTTATTATTCAGAATAG
- a CDS encoding DUF4292 domain-containing protein — protein MPGRFLIVIFIAISFISFSCSNTRKISSSEINASNTTELLRLPIDNLYDSIAKCNILPEIFNCRFDADFTNKSKNQSEKIKGILSYNADSLTMQLTSKGINIASVLITTDSILILNKLGKSYIADALSNYDFIERTITLDDIKNILLGRRIDFRDNELFSYTINEYYSLNYRNPNNLFYNIDYNNQFKAEKMKFFSDIGLFYVISYFDFFSVENFVFPTNIDIDLENANCKIKLSRMNFEKKNNLEIKIPDNYQKVEMF, from the coding sequence ATGCCCGGAAGATTTCTTATAGTAATATTCATAGCAATAAGTTTTATATCATTTTCGTGTTCGAATACGCGTAAGATTTCTTCAAGTGAAATTAACGCTTCCAACACAACGGAATTACTAAGATTGCCTATTGATAATTTGTACGATAGTATCGCAAAATGCAATATATTGCCGGAAATATTCAATTGTCGCTTTGATGCGGATTTTACGAATAAATCTAAAAATCAGTCGGAAAAAATTAAAGGTATTTTATCTTATAATGCGGATAGTTTGACGATGCAACTTACATCCAAAGGAATTAATATTGCTTCGGTTTTAATAACAACAGACAGTATTTTGATTCTTAACAAATTGGGGAAATCTTATATCGCAGATGCTCTTTCAAATTATGATTTTATTGAAAGAACAATTACTTTGGATGATATTAAAAACATTTTGTTAGGAAGAAGAATTGATTTCCGTGACAATGAATTATTTTCTTATACTATTAATGAATATTATTCTTTAAATTACAGAAACCCAAATAATCTTTTTTATAACATCGATTATAATAATCAATTTAAAGCAGAAAAGATGAAATTTTTCAGCGATATTGGTTTGTTTTATGTAATTTCGTACTTTGATTTTTTTTCTGTCGAAAATTTTGTTTTTCCGACAAACATTGATATAGATCTTGAAAATGCAAATTGCAAAATAAAATTATCACGAATGAATTTCGAGAAAAAAAATAATCTCGAAATAAAAATACCGGATAATTATCAAAAAGTTGAAATGTTTTAA
- a CDS encoding MerR family transcriptional regulator — MEEKLYYTISEVAEKFKLSQSLIRFWETEFPKYIQPKRNKRGVRFYTSKDIENIERIYILVKKQKFTLEGARKALKTKTPVETEVPQNINENPEINIGINTDKDILMREKLSKIKELAEKLLSE; from the coding sequence ATGGAAGAAAAGCTATATTATACAATAAGTGAAGTTGCCGAAAAATTCAAACTTTCACAATCTTTAATCCGCTTCTGGGAAACGGAGTTTCCAAAATATATCCAGCCGAAAAGAAATAAAAGGGGTGTAAGGTTTTATACTTCAAAAGATATAGAAAATATTGAGAGAATTTACATTCTCGTTAAGAAGCAAAAATTCACTCTCGAAGGCGCGAGAAAAGCTTTGAAAACAAAAACTCCTGTTGAAACTGAGGTACCGCAAAACATTAATGAAAACCCTGAAATTAATATTGGAATAAATACCGATAAGGACATTCTTATGCGAGAAAAATTAAGCAAAATTAAAGAACTTGCCGAAAAATTACTTTCTGAATAA
- a CDS encoding peptidoglycan DD-metalloendopeptidase family protein — MPFEIKKILSFIIVGMISCSSILFAQSKEDLQKEKAKIEDEIQLTNKLLNQTLSGKKASTEQVALINKQINDRTKLISTINNQVKYLDSDISSTSKNIKELNDELEILKKEYADMILHTWSTKNTYKRLSYIFASEDLNQAFRRISYFKYYSDRRKEYSREIISKTDEMQNKKFTLEKQKSEKETLRVSKEQETTKLQTEKVQKNNTIQDLTKQEKELRKKIKAQQDALSKLNKEIEKIIAEEIKSRNSKSGRLELTPEEKIISGKFEGNKGKLPWPCERGIIVESFGERPHPELRDIKINSTGIDILTEAKSMARSIFDGKVTKIIQIPQYNNVVIIRHGDYLTVYGNLDEVFVNVGQEITTKQNIGTIYSNNSEGTTKLHFEVWKSSTLLDPEGWIIKR, encoded by the coding sequence ATGCCGTTCGAAATAAAAAAAATATTATCATTTATAATTGTCGGAATGATTTCTTGCAGCAGTATTCTATTTGCTCAATCGAAGGAAGATTTGCAAAAGGAAAAAGCTAAGATTGAAGACGAAATTCAACTGACTAACAAATTATTAAATCAAACTTTATCTGGAAAAAAAGCCTCAACGGAACAAGTGGCTTTAATAAACAAACAAATAAACGATAGAACAAAGTTAATTTCAACAATAAATAATCAGGTTAAATATCTCGACAGCGATATTTCGTCAACTTCAAAAAATATTAAAGAATTAAATGACGAATTGGAAATCCTGAAGAAGGAATATGCCGATATGATTTTACATACCTGGTCAACCAAAAACACATATAAACGTTTGTCATATATTTTTGCTTCGGAAGATTTGAATCAGGCTTTCAGAAGAATTTCTTACTTCAAATATTATTCGGATAGAAGAAAGGAATACAGCAGGGAAATAATTTCAAAAACCGACGAAATGCAAAACAAGAAATTCACTCTTGAGAAACAGAAAAGTGAGAAGGAAACTTTAAGGGTTTCAAAAGAGCAGGAAACTACAAAACTTCAGACTGAAAAAGTTCAGAAAAACAATACAATTCAGGATCTTACCAAACAAGAAAAAGAATTGCGCAAAAAGATAAAAGCGCAACAAGATGCTTTATCAAAACTAAATAAAGAAATTGAAAAAATTATTGCCGAAGAAATCAAGTCGCGTAACAGTAAAAGCGGCAGGCTTGAGCTTACTCCGGAAGAAAAAATCATTTCAGGAAAGTTTGAAGGCAACAAAGGAAAATTGCCTTGGCCCTGTGAAAGAGGAATTATTGTAGAATCTTTCGGCGAACGTCCTCATCCCGAACTAAGAGACATCAAAATTAATTCTACGGGAATTGATATTCTGACTGAAGCAAAAAGTATGGCGCGGTCTATTTTCGACGGCAAGGTAACAAAGATTATTCAAATACCACAATATAATAATGTTGTTATTATTCGTCATGGGGATTATCTCACGGTTTACGGAAACCTTGATGAAGTGTTTGTTAATGTAGGACAAGAGATAACGACCAAGCAAAACATCGGCACAATTTACAGCAACAACTCGGAAGGAACTACAAAGCTACATTTTGAAGTCTGGAAAAGTTCTACTTTACTTGATCCGGAAGGTTGGATTATTAAGAGATGA